A window from Primulina eburnea isolate SZY01 chromosome 2, ASM2296580v1, whole genome shotgun sequence encodes these proteins:
- the LOC140822967 gene encoding uncharacterized protein → MVVKGGWWWEKLRRCVRTVYFVVAMVASLLVVSLPVVVAISDAVLPCLLISSFTCVRCYSFREHLQRYSFKSSLIDIPLVSIIRSIIITCVYTLCDGPALSHGPYLGTVTFCSLVSILLLSIKTCVFSVNSQLESETPTSLSRRRLHLKKSWGMPVLFLSSVVFALGHIVVAYRTSCKARRKHMFHRVDPEAVLSCKLIFPGYQKVPRSPTPSAGKTFKDGEMRRKTPLSVHNGGELPVSLLADVDSLFISCQRLTVHYKISMPGSPPRSLSSTTLFDHPSLSVPLKTQFNMHRSISNQFHNSSSTLYTPLLASSPSSPISEGMPILSLNELYEDDELHKLGSPPVEQDIEVNEQFGIVLVHGFGGGVFSWRKVMGTLASQVGCAVAAFDRPGWGLTSRPRHKDWEENQLPNPYKLDNQVDLLLSFCLGIGFSSVVLVGHDDGGLLALKAAQRVQSSANMNALEIKGVILLNASLSRELVPAFARILLRTSLGKKHLVRPLLRTEITQVVNRRAWYDTAKLTTEVLSLYKAPLYVEGWDEALHEIGKLSYESVLSPQNAAALLSAVESLPILVISGAEDVLVPLKSVQTMACKLVNSRLVAISGCGHLPHEECPKALLAAISPFISKLISKSDLQNQ, encoded by the exons atggTGGTGAAAGGTGGTTGGTGGTGGGAGAAGCTTCGGAGATGTGTACGGACGGTATATTTCGTGGTGGCGATGGTGGCGTCGCTCTTGGTAGTGTCGTTGCCGGTGGTGGTGGCGATCAGCGATGCAGTTTTGCCTTGTTTGCTAATTTCTAGCTTTACTTGCGTTAGATGCTACAGTTTTCGGGAGCATTTGCAGAGATATTCATTCAAGAGCTCGCTCATCGATATTCCTCTTGTCTCTATCATCAGATCTATAATCATCACAT GTGTATATACATTGTGCGATGGTCCAGCACTGTCCCATGGGCCCTATCTAGGAACTGTAACATTCTGCTCCCTCGTTTCAATACTTCTTCTTTCCATCAAGACTTGTGTTTTCAGTGTCAATTCTCAACTTGAATCTGAAACTCCAACTTCCCTGTCAAGAAGAAGGCTCCATCTTAAGAAGTCTTGGGGAATGCCTGTTTTGTTTCTCTCGTCCGTTGTCTTTGCTCTTGGACACATTGTTGTGGCCTACCGTACAAGTTGCAAAGCCAGAAGGAAACACATGTTTCACCGTGTGGATCCGGAAGCT GTTCTTTCTTGCAAATTGATTTTCCCTGGTTACCAAAAGGTTCCGCGCTCACCCACTCCATCTGCTGGGAAAACCTTCAAAGATGGTGAAATGAGGAGAAAAACACCACTATCAGTGCATAATGGTGGGGAACTTCCAGTTAGTTTACTAGCTGATGTTGACagcttatttatttcatgcCAAAGGCTAACAGTTCACTACAAGATAAGCATGCCAGGATCGCCCCCCCGTTCCTTGTCCTCCACTACCCTTTTTGACCATCCCTCATTAAGCGTTCCACTTAAAACCCAATTTAATATGCACAGGAGCATCAGTAACCAGTTCCATAACAGTTCATCAACTTTGTATACTCCCCTCCTTGCCAGTTCTCCATCATCCCCAATATCTGAAGGCATGCCTATTTTGAGCTTAAATGAGCTGTATGAGGATGATGAATTACACAAACTTGGGTCTCCCCCAGTGGAACAAGATATAGAAGTAAATGAACAATTTGGTATTGTTTTAGTGCATGGGTTTGGAGGGGGGGTCTTCTCTTGGAGAAAGGTAATGGGTACCCTGGCCAGTCAGGTTGGTTGTGCTGTTGCTGCTTTTGACAGGCCAGGATGGGGTTTGACATCAAGACCAAGGCACAAAGATTGGGAAGAAAATCAGTTGCCTAATCCTTACAAACTTGACAATCAG GTGGATCTGCTTCTTTCATTTTGCTTAGGCATAGGTTTTTCTTCAGTTGTCCTTGTTGGGCATGATGATGGTGGACTGCTCGCTTTGAAAGCTGCCCAAAGAGTTCAGTCATCAGCAAATATGAATGCT CTTGAAATAAAGGGTGTTATATTACTAAATGCAAGCTTGTCAAGAGAGTTAGTTCCTGCCTTCGCAAGGATATTGTTACGCACCTCACTCGGAAAGAAACACTTGGTGAGACCTCTGCTTCGAACAGAAATTACTCAAGTGGTCAATCGGCGTGCTTGGTATGACACTGCCAAGCTAACAACTGAAGTGTTAAGCCTTTATAAG GCCCCATTGTACGTGGAAGGCTGGGATGAGGCGCTTCATGAAATAGGGAAACTATCCTACGAAAGTGTGTTATCACCACAGAATGCTGCGGCACTGCTTAGTGCTGTCGAATCATTGCCGATTCTAGTTATTTCTGGGGCTGAAGATGTTCTCGTCCCTCTGAAATCTGTTCAAACTATGGCTTGTAAACTTGTAAATTCT AGATTGGTAGCTATATCCGGGTGTGGCCATCTTCCTCACGAGGAGTGCCCCAAGGCATTACTCGCGGCTATATCACCATTCATTAGCAAGCTTATATCGAAATCAGATTTACAAAATCAATAG